A single Drosophila ananassae strain 14024-0371.13 chromosome 3L, ASM1763931v2, whole genome shotgun sequence DNA region contains:
- the LOC6495669 gene encoding DNA excision repair protein ERCC-1, translating into MLPTSAKQSKIDTSAGMAATPSTSNSTVATAKPSSNPHSVLVHSKQRGNPILKSIQNVPLEYRDDIVPDYVVGRTSCVLYLSLKYHNLNPDYICQRLKTLGKMYDLRVLLVQVDTPEPHNALKSLTRISLLADLTMMLAWNHEEAGKIIETYKQFEKRPPDLIMERVESNPHQKLVTALTNIKPVNKTDAVTLLQTFGNLGNIITASEERLSQVIGLGPRKAKKLHKTLQEPFLSK; encoded by the exons ATGTTGCCCACTTCAGCAAAGCAGTCGAAAATAGATACTTCGGCGGGGATGGCTGCTACACCAAGTACCAGCAACTCGACTGTGGCAACGGCCAAACCATCTTCTAACCCGCACAGCGTCCTGGTGCACAGCAAACAACGGGGTAATCCCATTCTTAAGTCCATCCAAAATGTGCCCCTGGAATACCGGGACGATATTGTGCCAGACTACGTGGTGGGCAGGACCTCCTGCGTTCTGTATCTGTCGCTGAAGTACCACAATCTCAACCCGGATTACATTTGCCAGCGACTGAAGACTCTTGGCAAGATGTACGACTTGCGAGTGCTTCTTGTCCAAGTGGATACGCCGGAACCACACAATGCCCTCAAAAGTTTAACAAGAATTTCCCTGCTAGCCGACCTCACTATGATGCTGGCCTGGAATCATGAAGAAGCTGGCAAAATTATTGAGACCTATAAGCAGTTTGAGAAGCGCCCACCCGACTTGATAATGGAACGGGTAGAGTCTAATCCGCATCAAAAG CTGGTTACTGCTCTAACCAACATTAAGCCGGTGAACAAAACAGACGCTGTTACTCTACTGCAGACCTTTGGCAATCTGGGCAATATCATCACCGCCAGCGAGGAACGACTATCCCAGGTGATAGGCTTGGGACCCCGCAAGGCCAAAAAGTTACATAAAACCCTCCAAGAACCATTTCTTAGCAAGTAG